A window of the Dictyostelium discoideum AX4 chromosome 4 chromosome, whole genome shotgun sequence genome harbors these coding sequences:
- the timm10 gene encoding mitochondrial import inner membrane translocase subunit 10: MDDVEMKVMEMKMISKMFQGILDACSAKCISKYNEGDLNVGESVCAERCVQKWMETFKKVQSKMSGTQPGQEVPQEAPAAAPEKKGWF; this comes from the exons atGGATGATGTTGAAATGAAAGTAAtggaaatgaaaatgatttctAAAATGTTTCAAGG aattttagATGCATGTTCAGCAAAATGTATTAGTAAATATAATGAAGGTGATTTAAATGTTGGTGAAAGTGTTTGTGCTGAAAGATGTGTTCAAAAATGGATGGAAACCTTCAAAAAAGTTCAATCAAAGATGTCTGGTACTCAACCAGGTCAAGAAGTCCCACAAGAAGCTCCAGCCGCAGCCCCAGAAAAGAAAGGTTGGTTCTAA
- the CYP554A1 gene encoding cytochrome P450 family protein, whose translation MDLLLFIFFLILFYYSVKYYKADNQNSLSLSGPTPVPILGNIHQVGKDAHLTIPIISKKYHGIFRMWLGGTYYVVVSDYKLIREMYIENFENFKNRIATFKTMTGDDSRGIIGCNGDIWDSNKELIMKSYKKVLNKDMNDFILLKSKELFNFFEKNGIKNEEEEDDDDDGNKSIIINNTRFYFQSLTLTVMFKMIFNENKSFQLYSDSTEFKLIFKTILNLLNSLNVYNVIYDFLGIFQPILLKFTKILDKNSFLSKIATEKFNSRIKEIDFTSDDFKANDLLDSLIMTINEDENGLNEKQIENIKSICIDFLMAGTDTTGSTIEWIILKLVNNPEFQELIFQELKKLNKSEITANDKINTPFLNSFIKETNRLYPIAPLSLPRKSINEMIIGDNKYYIPANTNILMDVKGFSLDENNYKDPNEFKPDRFLNSKVSDTLNFGIGPRNCIGQTIAMNQIHIFLSNLILNYRMFSIDCLPLPENLILSVSVRPTEYSLKLIKRV comes from the exons atggatttacttcttttcattttttttttaatattattttattactcGGTTAaa tattatAAAGCAGATAATCAAAATTCATTAAGTTTATCAGGACCTACACCAGTACCAATTTTAGGAAACATTCACCAGGTTGGAAAGGATGCACATTTAACTATACCTATTATTAGTAAAAAATATCATGGAATATTTAGAATGTGGCTCGGAGGGACGTACTATGTTGTAGTTAgtgattataaattaattagagAGATgtatattgaaaattttgaaaattttaaaaatagaatcgCAACATTTAAAACAATGACAGGAGATGATAGTCGTGGAATTATAGGTTGTAATGGTGATATTTGGGATAgcaataaagaattaattatgaaatcatataaaaaagtattaaataAGGATATGAATGACTTCAttctattaaaatcaaaggaactttttaatttctttgaaaaaaatggtataaaaaatgaagaagaagaagatgatgatgatgatggaaataaatcaattattattaataatacaagattttattttcaaagttTAACATTAACAGTAAtgtttaaaatgatttttaatgaaaataaatcatttcaaTTATATTCAGATTCAACagaattcaaattaatatttaaaacaatattaaatttattaaattcattaaatgtaTATAATGTAATTTATGACTTTCTTGGAATTTTTcaaccaattttattaaaatttacaaaaattttagataaaaattcttttctttcaaAAATTGCCActgaaaaatttaatagtagaattaaagaaattgatttcACAAGTGATGATTTTAAAgcaaatgatttattagatTCTTTAATTATGACAATcaatgaagatgaaaatggtttaaatgaaaaacaaattgaaaatattaaaagtatatgtattgattttttaatggCAGGTACAGATACAACCGGTTCTACTATAGAAtggattattttaaaattagtaaataatCCAGAATTTCAAGAACTTATTTTccaagaattaaaaaaattaaataaatcagaAATAACTGCAAATGATAAAATCAATACTCCATTTCttaattcatttataaaaGAAACTAATAGATTATAt ccaaTTGCACCATTATCACTACCAAg aaaatcaataaatgaaatgataattggtgataataaatattatattccTGCAAATACTAATATTTTGATGGATGTTAAAGGGTTTTCTttagatgaaaataattataaagatccaaatgaatttaaaccagatagatttttaaattcaaaagttTCAGATACTTTAAACTTTGGAATTGGACCAAGAAATTGTATTGGCCAAACAATTGCAATGAATCAAATTCATATATttctttcaaatttaatattaaattatcgaATGTTCTCCATTGATTGTTTACCATTACCAGAAAATCTAATTTTAAGTGTTAGTGTAAGACCAACTGAATattcattgaaattaattaaaagagtttaa
- the orf2034 gene encoding hypothetical protein, with translation MIRNCTHAGSWYLDNARKLEKQLSDWLSEASRQNQNVKSIIAPHAGYSYSGRAAAYAYINLIPENYKRVFILGPSHHVYMKTCGLTKLDTWETPIGNLKVDKDTTNKLFDTGSFIWNTKSVDEDEHSLELQLPYIAKVAEKRLLELSIVPIMVGSLSIDLEELYGKILAPYFDDPENFFVISSDFCHWGERFGYTRYENKEVPIYKYIEELDRKGMEIIESGDPVQFSKYLKETKNTICGRCPIAVMLWITKNSQFKYNISSLYYEQSSKVIKSSDSSVSYGVLSFTKEN, from the exons ATGATTAGAAATTGTACACACGCAGGTAGTTGGTATTTAGACAATGCAAGGAAATTAGAGAAACAATTATCGGATTGGTTAAGCGAAGCTTCTcgtcaaaatcaaaatgtcAAATCAATTATAGCACC acATGCAGGTTATTCTTACAGTGGTAGAGCAGCAGCTTATgcatatattaatttaattccaGAGAATTA tAAGAGAGTATTTATTTTAGGGCCATCACATCATGTATATATGAAAACTTGTGGTTTAACTAAATTAGATACATGGGAAACaccaattggtaatttaaagGTTGATAAAGATACCACAAATAAACTCTTTGATACTGGTAGTTTCATTTGGAATACAAAAAGTGTAGATGAAGATGAACATAGTTTAGAATTGCAATTACCATATATTGCAAAAGTTGCTGAAAA gAGATTATTAGAATTAAGTATTGTACCAATTATGGTTGGaagtttatcaattgatttggAAGAGTTATATGGAAAGATATTAGCACCATATTTTGATGATCCAGAAAacttttttgtaatttcatCAGATTTCTGTCATTGGGGTGAAAGATTTGGTTATACTAGATATGAGAATAAAGAGGTCCCAATCTATAAATACATTGAAGAATTGGATAGAAAAGGAATGGAAATCATTGAAAGTGGTGACCCTGTTCAATTctcaaaatatttaaaagaaacaaaGAATACAATTTGTGGTAGATGTCCAATTGCTGTAATGTTATGGATCACAAAAAATAgtcaatttaaatataatatctCATCACTCTATTATGAACAATCAAGTAAAGTTATTAAATCTTCTGATTCTTCTGTTAGTTATGGTGTTTTATCTTTtacaaaagaaaattaa
- a CDS encoding class II aldolase/adducin, N-terminal domain-containing protein — protein sequence MSNFDSEHPRVLIPELCKLFYGNGWVTGTGGGISIKRDKEIYIAASGVQKERILGEDIFVMDENENEISTPPTEKKLKASQCTPLFFNAYKYRDAGAVIHTHSQHAVMVTLLYQTEFIITHQEMIKGILSGHGENAKYLQYFDRLVIPIIENTPHERDLKERMHKAMEKYPNANAVLVRRHGVYVWGPDWVKAKTMCECFDYLFEIAIKMKQMGLDPTEVPHANEECCYDC from the exons atgtcaAATTTTGATTCAGAACATCCAAGAGTTTTAATACCAGAATtatgtaaattattttatggtAATGGATGGGTTACAGGTACAGGTGGTGGTATTTCAATTAAACGTGATAAAGAGATTTATATTGCAGCATCAGGTGTACAAAAAGAGAGAATCCTTGGAGAAGATATTTTCGTTAtggatgaaaatgaaaatgagaTCTCAACACCTCCAActgaaaagaaattaaaagcaAGTCAATGTACACCATTGTTTTTCAATGCTTATAAATATAGAGATGCTGGTGCTGTAATTCATACTCATAGTCAACATGCAGTTATGGTGACATTACTCTATCAAACTGAATTCATTATTACTCATCAAGAAATGATTAAAGGTATTCTCTCTGGTCATGGTGAAAATGCtaaatatttacaatattttGATAGATTAGTTATTCCAATCATTGAAAATACTCCACATGAAAGagatttaaaagaaagaatg caCAAAGCAATGGAAAAATATCCAAATGCAAATGCAGTTTTAGTTAGAAGACATGGTGTTTATGTTTGGGGACCAGATTGGGTTAAAGCAAAAACAATGTGCGAatgttttgattatttatttgaaattgccATTAAAATGAAACAAATGGGTCTTGATCCAACTGAAGTACCTCATGCAAATGAAGAATGTTGTTATGATtgttaa